The Achromobacter spanius genome includes the window AGGCATGGCGGCACCGACGCAGGCCTTGCGCACCTTGCCCGATTTCATGCCGGGCTTGCGTGACTTCGCCACGCTACGAGGATGCCGGTTTGCGTCTCGCTGCCCGTCGCGTCAAGACGTTTGCGGCCAGCGCGACATTGCGTTGCTAGACCGTGGCGGCGAGCGCGCCGCGCGTTGCCTGCCGTCCATTCCGCCTTTACGTGCCCCGGCTGACGACGACGGAACCGCGTTCCTGGCGATGCGCGCAGTGCCGCCCTCAAGCGCGGAACCGGTGGTGACGCTTAGCGACGTTGCGCTCAGCTATCCCGGGCGCGCGCGTCTGTTCAAGGCCCGGCCCCAACTGCAGATCTTGCAGCCCTTGTCGCTGTCCGTCGCGCAGGGGGAGTTCCTGGGCATCGTCGGTGAAAGCGGCAGTGGCAAGACGAGCCTTGCCCGCCTTATCGCCGGAATGGTTCCGGCAAGCGCGGGCCGCATTGCCTATGCCACGTCCGAGCGTCCCGCCGACACGCCCTCTGCCAACCCGTTGCGGCGGGCCTCCGGCCATGCGCCGCTGGCGGACCCGCACGACGTGCAGTTGGTATTTCAGAACCCCGATTCCGCCCTGAATCCCAGGCGCTCGGTGGGTTCGCTGGTGACGCAGATTCTGGAAGCCGCGCCCGCTGGCACAAGCGCCAACACGGGGCGTTCGGCGCGACTGCAGGCCGCGCTGCGCTTGCTGGCGTCGGTCGGCCTGCCGCCAGAGGCCGTGGACCGCCTGCCCTCGCAGCTATCCGGCGGGCAGAAGCAGCGCGTCAACATCGCCCGCGCGCTATGCGTGACGCCGCGATTGATCGTGGCCGACGAAATCGTCTCGGGCCTGGACGTGTCGGTCCAGGCGCTGATCCTGAACCTGTTGTTGCGGCTGAAAGAAGAACTGGGCATTGCCCTGGTGTTCGTGTCGCACGACCTGGCCGTCGTCCGCTATTTGTGCACGCGTGTGCTGGTGTTGCACCAAGGCAAGGTCGTGGAGCAAGGGCCCGTGGATGAGGTCTTTGAACGGCCTCGGCACGCCTACACCCGCGCGCTGATCGCCGCCGTGCCGCCGGATTCGGCCAGCCGTGCCTGGACGCCGATACCCATTGGCGATACGCCCGCGCCAAACCTGGCGCAAGCCGCCGCTGCCTGACCCGAAACCATGAAACGCACAGGAGACGCTATGACGGACGGTTCTTTCAAGGACGGTTCTTTCCACCAGGGGTTCGGGCATCTGGTCGGACCGGACCAGGTACACCGGGACTTGTATATCGATCCCGATGTGTACCGCGCCGAGCAAGCCCGGCTGTGGACGCGCGCCTGGGTGTACGTGGGCCACGAAAGCCAGACGCCCGCCGTGGGTGACTACACCACCACCCACATCGCCGGACAGTCGATGATCATGCTGCGCGCCAGTGCGAACGAGGTGACGGTGCTGATGAACCGGTGTGCGCACAAGGGCAGCCAGTTGGTGCACGAGCACGCGGGGAATTGCGGCAAGGTCTTGCGCTGCCCGTATCACGCCTGGACCTACCGGCTGGATGGCAGCCTGCTGTCCATTCCCTTGAAGAACGACTACGAGGGCACGAACCTGTCCGCCTGCCCGTCCGGCAAGGGCCTGGCGTCGCCCGGCGCCTGCGTGAACTACAAGGGCTTTGTGTTCGCGCGGATCAGCCACGACGGCCCGGACTTCGCGTCCTATTTCGGGGAAGCCCTTGCCACGCTCGACAACATGGTGGCGCGCGCGCCGGACGGCGAACTGTCCGTGCTGGGTGCGCCCTTGCGCAACCGCATCGGCTGCAACTGGAAGCTCTATCTGGAAAACGTCAACGACACCGTGCATCCCATCTCCACGCATGAATCGGCCGCCAGTGCCGCGAAGCACGTGGCAGAAGCGCTGCCCGAAGGCGGCGACACCGTGTTGGCCATGGAGCAATTGCTGCCTTTTGGCGCGGGCTACAGCTTCTATTCCGAAATGGGCGCACGGGTGCTGCCGCACGGGCACAGCATCCTGGGCACGAAGTTCAGCATTCACACCGGCTACGCCCCGCTGCCCGACTATCAAGCGGAGCTGGAAGCGCGCCATGGCAAAGAGGGCGCGCAACAGATCCTGGCGTTTTCCCCGCAGAACACCGTGCTTTATCCCAGCCTGGCAGCCAAGGCGTCGCCCATGATCCTGCGCGTGCTGCGTCCGCTGGCGGTCAACGAGACCCTGATCGAAACCTGGGCTTTCGCGCCCAAGAACGCGCCCGCCCGTCTGCGGCAACGCGCGGCGTCGTACGCGCGGCTGGTGTTTTCGCCCATGTCGGTGGTTGCCCATGACGACGTGCATCTGTTCGAAAGCCAGCAACGTGGCCTGGCCTGTGACGGTAATGAATGGCTGAGCCTGCACCGCGGCTATCAAGAGAGCGAATTGCAGGCCGGCGCCAGTTCAATGGAAAGCGGCAATAACGAGTGGGTCATCCGCAATCAACATCGCGGCTGGCTGAACCTGATGGGAGACGCTGCGTGACTAGCCAGCAAATGTCCACGGATACCACGACGCTGCGCGCCGCGCTGAGCGCGTTCGTGTACCACGAAGCCATGCTGCTGGACACGCGGCGTTACGACGAATGGTTGTCCTTGTATGCGGAAGACGGCTTGTATTGGATGCCCCTGTCGCCGGACCAGCCCTTGGGGGACGAGTCGCCGTCCTTGCTTTACGAAGACCTGTTGTTGCTGCGCCTGCGCATGCAGCGCTATGGCAATCCCCGCGCGCATTCCTTGCACCCGGCGGTGCGCGGGCTGCGCATCCTGCAGGCGCCGCAGCTCATGGATGGCGAGCCTGGCTCGACCCTGCACCACACGCGCACACCCTTCCTGTACGTGGAGACGCAAGGAGACACGCAACGCATGTTGGCGGCTACGGCGTATCACACGGTTGAAGGCGCGCCCGGCGCGTTCAGGCTACGCATGAAAAAGGTCGTGCTGCTGAACGCGGAAGCCAGTCTGCCGGCTATCCAGTTGTTGTTATAGGGGCGACGTTGCCCCGACCTTGATCACCACCTTGCCCCGGGCTCTGCCGCTTTCGACATAGGCCAAGGCCTCTTGCGCGGCATCCAATGGAAAAACGCGATCGATCACGGGTCGGATGGCGCCGGATTCGACCAGCCCGGTGATCCGCCGTAGCTGTTCTCCGTGTGCGCGCATGAATACGAAGTCATAGTCGACGCCGAGCTTGGCCGCTTTCCGGCGTACGCGCCAGCTAAGAAGCCGTAACGCCTGCTTCAATCCCCAAGACAGCCCTTGTTGTTCGGCGAAGGCGGGCGTGGGTGGACCAGAGATGGAAATCAGTCGTGCTCCGGATCCGGCTTTGAGCACCTGAAACGATTTATCCAGTACGTCAGGCCCCAAGCTATTGAGGACCACGCCGTAGTCGCGCAGCGTCGATTCGAACGCTTGTGTGCGGTAGTCGATGACGAGATCGGCGCCCAAGCCCTTAACCCAATCGACGTTGCGAGTGCTGGTCGTTGTTGCGACAAAAGCGCCCAGGTGCTTGGCAAGCTGGATCGCGATCGTTCCGACACCACCGGACCCAGCGTGTATCAACACCTTTTGCCCCGGCTTCACCTGCGCGGTTTCAACCAGCACCTGCCAGGCGGTCAGCGCCACCAAGGGCAGCGAGGCCGCCTGTTCCATGTCCAGGTTGCGGGGTTTGAGGGCCAGCGCGTCTTCATTTACGGCGATCAACTCGGCGAAACTGCCAATGCGATTGTCCGGTGGTCGCCCATACACTTCGTCGCCCGGCTTGAATTGGCGCACGTTTCTGCCGACCCGCACGACGACTCCCGCCAGGTCGTTGCCGAGCACCAGGGGGAAACGATAGGGAAGGATGAGTTTGAATTCACCTTTGCGGATCTTGGCGTCCAGCGCGTTGACGCTGGCGGCATGCACCTGCACCAAGACATCGTTGTCGCCGACAGAGGGCTCGGGTAATTGGCCAAGCTTGCCGACGTCTTTGTAGCGCTCGATAAAAAATGCCTGCATGGTTGCGTAGCCTGTGGCCAGATAAAAGGCCGCGCGCCCGGGTGGCCGCGGTCAACACCAAGCCCGCGCGACGTCGAAATCCATCACGCGGGATTCATTATGATGTCGATCGTAATCTAAACGGTTTTCTGCGGCAAGCGCCGGAAACAGGGCAATGGCGTAATGCCGGGGCGGCCCGGGTTATTCCCGCGGCGGAGGGTTTCCCGCAACCACCAAGGCCCATAAATTCTCGGCCACGGCAGCCATGTCGCTAGGTTGGCGAAACAGGCAGATGTCCAGCGGGATGTCCCATTCCTTCCCGCCTGCCCGAACCAGGCTGCCCTGTTGCAGGTCATCGTGCACCAGCATGTCGGGTAGCCAGGCGATGCCTCGGCCTTGTATCGCCATGGATCGCAGCAACGTGGCGTGGGGCCCTACGAAAGTGGTCTGGATGCGTTCAACTGGCATCGACTTGTGCCGCAATTGGTGGCTGACGATGCGGCCCAGGCCGGAGGCCGGCCCATAGGCAAGAAAGGGCACCACGCCGTCGTCGTCGAGGCGGTGCGCCGGCGTGTCGGCAAGGCCATCGGCAGCGGGGGCGCAGACCGGCACCAGCATGTCCGTACCCAGATGCACCTTGGGGTAGGGCACTTCATCCAGTCGGCTGGCCACTTGCGGATGGCGGTGGCACAGCAGGAACTGCACGCGCCGCTGCGCCATCAGGTCTTCGCAGGCCTGGAAACTGTCGGACATCATCTGGATCGCGCCGACTTCCAGCGCCGCTTCCAGCCGGGTCAGCCATTGGGGGAAGAACGTCAACGACAGCAGATGGGTGGCCGCAAAACGCAAGCTGGCGCCTTCCTGGGCGTGGGCGGCCAGCGCCTTGATGCGGGCGGCTTCAAGGTCGGCCATGGCCTGCTTGAGCAGCGGCAGGAATTTTCGGCCTGCGGCGGTCAGTTCGGTGGGGTGTGTGCTGCGGTCAAAGAGGTCCGCGCCCACCCATTCTTCCAGCGCGCGGATGTGTCGGCTGAACGCCGGTTGCGCGATGGCGCGGGCTTCCGCCGCGCGCGAAAAACTGCCTGTCTCGGCCAGGGAACAAAAGTCCTCAAGCCAATTCATGTCCAGGGGTCGGTTTCCAGGTCCCATGTCAGGTGTGCGCCGCGGCAAACATAATTCTATGCGTTTCGAGTATTGGACGACCCCATGGGGGTGCCGCAATCATACCTGCCATTCCCTACCCATAAGATACGGAGACAACGATGGCTTCCATCTCGAATTACCGCGGCATCATCCCGGCGATTTCCTGCCCCTTTACCGACGATCATCGTATCGACGAACCCGCGCTGCGCCGCCTGGCCTCGTGGCTGGCGGGACACGATGGCGTCGTCGCCGTCATGACCAACGGCCATACGGGCGAAGTGTTTTCGCTGACCCCATCCGAACGTGCGCAAGTGACCCGCATCGTGGCGGACGAACTGCGCGGCAAGCTGCCCGTGATTTCGTCGATTGTTTGCGAAGGCATTGCCGAGGCGCAGGAACATGCCCGCGCCGCGCGCGAAGCGGGCGCCGCCGCGCTGGACGTCATGCCGCCGCACCACTGGCTGCGCTTTGGCTTCACACCCGGCCATGCGCTTGAATATTTCCAGGCCATCCACGAGGCCGCGCCTGACCTTGACCTGGTGTGCCACGTATACCCGGCGTGGACGCGGGCGTCCTACTCGTCCAAGCTGATGGGCGACCTGGCCCGCTTGCCCTACGTGCAGGCGTTCAAGGTGGGCCAGCGCGACATGAACAAATATGCGCGCGACATCCAGGCGCTGCGTGAGGCCGATGCGTCCAAGGCCATCCTGACCTGCCACGACGAATATCTGCTGGCGTCGATGGTGCAGGGCGTGGACGGCGCGCTGGTCGGCTTCGCCACGTTCATCCCGCAACTGATCATCGACCTGTGGGACGCCGTCAAGGCAGGCGACCTGAAGCGCGCGCAGCAGGTGCAGGCCTTGATCACGCCGCTGAAAGACGCCGTCTACGGCGGCGGCGAACCCACTGGCGAAGCCCATGCCCGCATGAAGGCCGGCATGTACCTGGCGGGCGTGCTGGAAAGCGCGACCGTGCGCCCGCCTACCGAGGCGCCCAACGACGCCGACATGCAGGCGCTGCGCACGGCGTTGACCGGCGCGGGCTTGCTGGCTCGCTGAAGCACTCGCGTCTGTAGCGGCACGGATGCGGCGGGGTGGCGTGGCGCCAACCCCCTGCACGATGCCGCAAGCAAAATAAACAAGAGGAGACACATCATGCAAAAGAGAATCGCGTTGCGCGCCATGGTCGCGTTGTGCCTGGCTATTGGG containing:
- a CDS encoding LysR family transcriptional regulator, with translation MNWLEDFCSLAETGSFSRAAEARAIAQPAFSRHIRALEEWVGADLFDRSTHPTELTAAGRKFLPLLKQAMADLEAARIKALAAHAQEGASLRFAATHLLSLTFFPQWLTRLEAALEVGAIQMMSDSFQACEDLMAQRRVQFLLCHRHPQVASRLDEVPYPKVHLGTDMLVPVCAPAADGLADTPAHRLDDDGVVPFLAYGPASGLGRIVSHQLRHKSMPVERIQTTFVGPHATLLRSMAIQGRGIAWLPDMLVHDDLQQGSLVRAGGKEWDIPLDICLFRQPSDMAAVAENLWALVVAGNPPPRE
- a CDS encoding NADP-dependent oxidoreductase is translated as MQAFFIERYKDVGKLGQLPEPSVGDNDVLVQVHAASVNALDAKIRKGEFKLILPYRFPLVLGNDLAGVVVRVGRNVRQFKPGDEVYGRPPDNRIGSFAELIAVNEDALALKPRNLDMEQAASLPLVALTAWQVLVETAQVKPGQKVLIHAGSGGVGTIAIQLAKHLGAFVATTTSTRNVDWVKGLGADLVIDYRTQAFESTLRDYGVVLNSLGPDVLDKSFQVLKAGSGARLISISGPPTPAFAEQQGLSWGLKQALRLLSWRVRRKAAKLGVDYDFVFMRAHGEQLRRITGLVESGAIRPVIDRVFPLDAAQEALAYVESGRARGKVVIKVGATSPL
- a CDS encoding dihydrodipicolinate synthase family protein, producing MASISNYRGIIPAISCPFTDDHRIDEPALRRLASWLAGHDGVVAVMTNGHTGEVFSLTPSERAQVTRIVADELRGKLPVISSIVCEGIAEAQEHARAAREAGAAALDVMPPHHWLRFGFTPGHALEYFQAIHEAAPDLDLVCHVYPAWTRASYSSKLMGDLARLPYVQAFKVGQRDMNKYARDIQALREADASKAILTCHDEYLLASMVQGVDGALVGFATFIPQLIIDLWDAVKAGDLKRAQQVQALITPLKDAVYGGGEPTGEAHARMKAGMYLAGVLESATVRPPTEAPNDADMQALRTALTGAGLLAR
- a CDS encoding aromatic-ring-hydroxylating dioxygenase subunit beta, with the protein product MTSQQMSTDTTTLRAALSAFVYHEAMLLDTRRYDEWLSLYAEDGLYWMPLSPDQPLGDESPSLLYEDLLLLRLRMQRYGNPRAHSLHPAVRGLRILQAPQLMDGEPGSTLHHTRTPFLYVETQGDTQRMLAATAYHTVEGAPGAFRLRMKKVVLLNAEASLPAIQLLL
- a CDS encoding ABC transporter ATP-binding protein, coding for MSLLSLQNLTLTVNVDVGGQRLPAAVLRGIDLEVPEGRMLGLVGESGAGKSMVGRMVAGSLPPGFTITQGAIHFRGTDLNQLPAAQRRAMLGRQIAFIPQEPLSGLNPALTVRQQLFEHLRHVGIPAARHESYACERLHEVGLADAAGMLARYPHQMSGGQCQRILIAMAFCGDPALIFADEPTTALDVITQAQIMRVLAEQQRRHKTSVVLVTHDLRLAAHVCDSIAVLYAGEVVEFGSARQVLDEPLHPYTRSLKESAPGMAAPTQALRTLPDFMPGLRDFATLRGCRFASRCPSRQDVCGQRDIALLDRGGERAARCLPSIPPLRAPADDDGTAFLAMRAVPPSSAEPVVTLSDVALSYPGRARLFKARPQLQILQPLSLSVAQGEFLGIVGESGSGKTSLARLIAGMVPASAGRIAYATSERPADTPSANPLRRASGHAPLADPHDVQLVFQNPDSALNPRRSVGSLVTQILEAAPAGTSANTGRSARLQAALRLLASVGLPPEAVDRLPSQLSGGQKQRVNIARALCVTPRLIVADEIVSGLDVSVQALILNLLLRLKEELGIALVFVSHDLAVVRYLCTRVLVLHQGKVVEQGPVDEVFERPRHAYTRALIAAVPPDSASRAWTPIPIGDTPAPNLAQAAAA
- a CDS encoding aromatic ring-hydroxylating dioxygenase subunit alpha, with the translated sequence MTDGSFKDGSFHQGFGHLVGPDQVHRDLYIDPDVYRAEQARLWTRAWVYVGHESQTPAVGDYTTTHIAGQSMIMLRASANEVTVLMNRCAHKGSQLVHEHAGNCGKVLRCPYHAWTYRLDGSLLSIPLKNDYEGTNLSACPSGKGLASPGACVNYKGFVFARISHDGPDFASYFGEALATLDNMVARAPDGELSVLGAPLRNRIGCNWKLYLENVNDTVHPISTHESAASAAKHVAEALPEGGDTVLAMEQLLPFGAGYSFYSEMGARVLPHGHSILGTKFSIHTGYAPLPDYQAELEARHGKEGAQQILAFSPQNTVLYPSLAAKASPMILRVLRPLAVNETLIETWAFAPKNAPARLRQRAASYARLVFSPMSVVAHDDVHLFESQQRGLACDGNEWLSLHRGYQESELQAGASSMESGNNEWVIRNQHRGWLNLMGDAA